The following nucleotide sequence is from Candidatus Abawacabacteria bacterium.
ACGCTGTGACAAATTGTTTTGGCAATGGGGCAAGCGAAGATGGTGACTACGGCACGCTAACATTGACACCAGTAATTGATCCTAGCTCAGCTGATTTGGCAGTCACTATGACTGCGGATGATGAAGAGCCGGCTGCAGGCAGTAATGTTACGTTTACTATTACCGTTACCAATGATGGGCCTGCTGAGGCTACAGGAGTGGCATTAACCAATTTGTTACCAGCTGGATTAACCTATGTGAGTGACACCAGCGCTGGTGATTATGATTCAGGAACTGGCGTGTGGACAGTGGGAACAGTACCGGTAAGCGATTCCGCTTCATTTACTTTGACAGCAACAGCAACAACTGGGGCACTAGTAATAAATCGAGTACAAGTGACTGCGAGTGATCAAATCGATCCTGATTCCGTAGAAAATGATGATAGTACTACTCACGATGATGATGCAGCAGTATCCATTAATGGTGTGGCTGCTGACTTACGTTTAACTACGGCTCTCAATGATAGCTCCATTTTTGTCAATCAAACCACCGAATACACCATTACCATTACCAACGATGGTCCCGATGATGCCTCTGGGGTGACGGTTGCAGTAATTATGTCACCAGATCTTGCTTATATCAGTGATGATAGTGGGGGCGATTATGATCAAGGTACTGGAATATGGATGGTGGGAAGCTTGGCTAATGGTGGCACAGAAAGTATTACTATTACTGTGGAGGCTACTGATGATGGTGATCATGACTTGATCGCTGAAATCGATGCTGCAGATCAAATCGATCCTGATTCTACTCCGGGTAACCTGGAGAACACTGAAGATGATTATGATCTTGTGACCGTATCGGCAACCATCAGCGCTGATTTGTCTTTAGGCTTAGTATTAAGTCCATTAACTGCGGTAGTTGATGATGATGGTGTTTATACTTTGACCGTAACTAATGATGGACCCTCTGATGCTGCTAATATTGTGGTCTTAAATCCCATACCAGCGACAACCACATTCTTGACTGCCAATGCCGATGCTGGGACTAGTTATTCTAATACTACTGGTGAGTGGACTATTACCTTTTTGGCCAGTGGTGATACTGCTACTCTTGAGATTACGGTAAATTTTGATAGTGTAGGAGAAGTTGTCAACACAGCGGAAATTATTTCCGCTGATACTCCAGATCCTAATTCTACTTTTGGTGACAGTGCAGACCAAGAAGATTTTAAGTCAGCCACTATTGAGATTGATTCTGGGGTTACTTATTATGGGACTATCACTGGCCATATATTTACTGATGAGAATGCTAATGGGGTACAAGATTCAGGAGAAGCAGATGGGTATGACGATGATGATTTAATTGTTACTATTTCTGATGGTAGCACGGATTATAGTCCTACCATTGATGATAATGGAGATTATTCCCAAGTAGTAGCGACAGGAGAATATACTGTTGCGGTGGATGCCGGAAGCAATGTTATTATCCGAGGAGCGGATAATCCAGCGATGGTGACAGTTACTGCGGATACGGTTAGCGACATAGGCGCCCATGGTATTTATAATCGAAGTAGTGGATCAAGTCATGGTAGTTCAGGAGGAGGATCTTCAGGAGGCAGCTCCTCTTCAAGTAACAATCGATCTTCAAGTAGTGGCTGGCAACAAGGTAGTTCTAATTCATCTTCACGCTCGACACGCTCTTCTCAGAGGTCTACTACCAATGTGAACACCTCTATAATCTCTTCAGTAAATGCGATTCAGGAGAGGCCATTAGCTTGTTTGGAACTCAATGGTGCCGCTGCTTTAGATTTTGCTGATGTTCCATTAAGTAGTGTGGAAAAGCTAGATATAGATTTTCTTAGTAGTACTTTATTGAAAAATAGTAATGGTACTCGAGTGGTGCAAGGAAATAATGGGGTTTTTATGGGGACACAACTGCTATCACGATACGAATTAACGAAATTGGTATTGGCGACGAATTGTTTTAATTATATAGCAGACGCCGTTCCTAACACATTTTTTCTAGATGTGCCCAAAGACTATTCGGATATGTCCTTGATTGTTGGTAAAGCATATGCGGCTAATATTGTCCAAGGACAAGGGGGGCAATTTTATCCTCATCAGATCGTCACCTATGGCGAATTGGTAAAAGTCCTGATAGGTGCTGCTCGGCAGAAAGGCTATATCTTAAATGATTCTGTTTTACCGATAGCAATAGAAGGGATTGGTGATGAGGGGTTTAGAGAATTTGCCACTAAAGCAGTCAACACAGGACTAATTGATCTCCTGCCAGGAAATATATTCCCCCAAAATAAACCGGTATCCAGAAATGAAATGGCCCAAATATTTGTTCGCTATTTGAAATTGTTGCAAGGAGCAGCACAACAATAAGTAAAGTTACACTATATTTTAGAACAGTAAGTTTTATACCTCAGGTGTAAGGTGTGCTCGGTTCCAATTCCACAGCACGGGGTGGATTTCCACTGGCCCGGATAAATAGGTGAAATGTCTTGTTGTGACATGCTAACTG
It contains:
- a CDS encoding DUF11 domain-containing protein, encoding DANDKRVTIEAEIMAGDQGDPSCGGGIYATTNCFGDDTNQGEDWITTVIRPYIRADLSLGLNLTSYSPTAGATMTYTVTLTNNGPVTATNVEVRYTMPASIVYVSDNQGTYNPTTGIWQVDNLATSTSIDLIITVIPLGTDAITTTGEIMIGDQADPDCDADLYAVTNCFGNGASEDGDYGTLTLTPVIDPSSADLAVTMTADDEEPAAGSNVTFTITVTNDGPAEATGVALTNLLPAGLTYVSDTSAGDYDSGTGVWTVGTVPVSDSASFTLTATATTGALVINRVQVTASDQIDPDSVENDDSTTHDDDAAVSINGVAADLRLTTALNDSSIFVNQTTEYTITITNDGPDDASGVTVAVIMSPDLAYISDDSGGDYDQGTGIWMVGSLANGGTESITITVEATDDGDHDLIAEIDAADQIDPDSTPGNLENTEDDYDLVTVSATISADLSLGLVLSPLTAVVDDDGVYTLTVTNDGPSDAANIVVLNPIPATTTFLTANADAGTSYSNTTGEWTITFLASGDTATLEITVNFDSVGEVVNTAEIISADTPDPNSTFGDSADQEDFKSATIEIDSGVTYYGTITGHIFTDENANGVQDSGEADGYDDDDLIVTISDGSTDYSPTIDDNGDYSQVVATGEYTVAVDAGSNVIIRGADNPAMVTVTADTVSDIGAHGIYNRSSGSSHGSSGGGSSGGSSSSSNNRSSSSGWQQGSSNSSSRSTRSSQRSTTNVNTSIISSVNAIQERPLACLELNGAAALDFADVPLSSVEKLDIDFLSSTLLKNSNGTRVVQGNNGVFMGTQLLSRYELTKLVLATNCFNYIADAVPNTFFLDVPKDYSDMSLIVGKAYAANIVQGQGGQFYPHQIVTYGELVKVLIGAARQKGYILNDSVLPIAIEGIGDEGFREFATKAVNTGLIDLLPGNIFPQNKPVSRNEMAQIFVRYLKLLQGAAQQ